In one Candidatus Zixiibacteriota bacterium genomic region, the following are encoded:
- a CDS encoding metalloregulator ArsR/SmtB family transcription factor: MNTDYIYQYAHTIIYGGFMASPDSIPVGKFKALADPTRLQILLLLDGSPRSVSEIVDFFNLSQPTISRHLASLAGSGLVKTTRREQQRIYSLDEKGLKSIMTDYFARFSLLKKLVNI, translated from the coding sequence ATGAATACCGATTATATATATCAATATGCACATACAATAATATATGGAGGTTTTATGGCTTCACCTGACAGTATTCCGGTCGGTAAATTTAAGGCCCTGGCAGATCCGACCAGGCTTCAGATTTTACTATTATTAGACGGCAGTCCCCGTTCGGTGAGTGAGATAGTCGATTTCTTCAACCTGTCGCAACCGACTATTTCGCGCCATTTAGCAAGCCTGGCCGGTTCCGGCCTGGTTAAAACCACCCGGCGTGAACAGCAGAGGATTTACAGCCTCGACGAAAAGGGACTAAAATCGATTATGACGGATTATTTCGCGCGCTTTTCCTTGCTTAAAAAGCTGGTGAACATTTAG
- the mtnA gene encoding S-methyl-5-thioribose-1-phosphate isomerase: MNFYTLDYKDDNLMLLDQTLLPGETKYLQLTDYVEVIEAIKRLSVRGAPAIGVAAAYASVLAANQAGNRQELLKMLGEIKDARPTAVNLAWAIRQAEALADTNPELSPAELKPKLLELAREIHEDDVRMCARIGQNGAELIKDGMTIMTHCNAGALATAGIGTALAVIYTAHKQGKRIKVYADETRPLLQGARLTAWELAQEGVDVTLNTDSMAAYLMQQGEIDCVITGADRVAKNYDVANKIGTYGLAVSASYHNVPFYVAIPVSTYDSDCPSGKEIEIEMRDSKEITEWGGIRTAPEGVKTYSPAFDVTPHKLVSAIITDQGIIRPNP; the protein is encoded by the coding sequence ATGAATTTCTATACTCTGGACTACAAAGACGACAATTTGATGCTTCTGGACCAGACCCTGCTCCCGGGAGAAACGAAATATCTCCAATTGACTGATTATGTTGAAGTGATTGAGGCGATCAAGCGTCTCAGTGTGCGCGGAGCCCCCGCGATCGGTGTGGCGGCCGCCTACGCTTCGGTTCTGGCCGCAAACCAGGCCGGCAATCGTCAGGAACTGCTGAAAATGCTGGGCGAGATAAAAGACGCGCGTCCGACCGCGGTCAACCTCGCCTGGGCGATTCGTCAGGCGGAAGCTCTGGCAGATACGAATCCGGAATTGTCTCCGGCAGAACTCAAGCCAAAGCTTCTCGAACTGGCGCGGGAAATTCATGAGGACGATGTCCGCATGTGTGCAAGAATTGGACAGAACGGGGCCGAACTGATAAAAGACGGAATGACGATCATGACTCATTGCAACGCCGGTGCTCTGGCCACAGCCGGGATCGGGACCGCCCTGGCTGTAATCTACACCGCTCATAAGCAGGGCAAAAGAATCAAAGTCTATGCCGATGAAACCAGGCCGCTTCTTCAGGGCGCGCGCCTGACTGCCTGGGAACTGGCCCAGGAGGGTGTCGATGTGACTTTGAACACCGACAGCATGGCGGCCTACTTGATGCAACAGGGTGAAATCGACTGCGTCATTACCGGAGCCGACAGGGTCGCCAAAAACTACGATGTGGCCAACAAGATCGGAACCTATGGCCTGGCTGTTTCAGCCAGCTACCACAATGTCCCATTTTATGTCGCTATTCCTGTGTCTACCTATGATTCGGACTGTCCAAGTGGAAAAGAGATCGAGATCGAGATGAGAGATTCTAAAGAGATAACCGAATGGGGCGGAATCCGTACCGCACCGGAAGGTGTAAAAACATATTCGCCGGCCTTTGATGTCACCCCCCATAAACTGGTCAGCGCCATAATCACCGACCAGGGAATCATCCGGCCGAATCCGTAG
- a CDS encoding YjbQ family protein — protein sequence MVSNYSIKLSTKGFCDIHDITGPVEESVSKSGVSNGMVNIFCPGSTGGLTTLEYEPGLQKDLPELMEKLIPSNKSYEHDKTWGDGNGFSHLRSAMIGPSLTLPVVAGKTRHGTWQQIVFLCFDNRSRDRELVITVMGE from the coding sequence ATGGTCTCAAATTACAGCATAAAACTCTCTACCAAAGGTTTTTGTGATATCCACGATATCACCGGTCCGGTAGAGGAGTCGGTCTCGAAAAGTGGTGTTTCCAACGGTATGGTTAATATATTCTGCCCCGGTTCAACCGGCGGGCTGACCACTCTCGAATATGAACCCGGCCTGCAGAAAGACCTGCCTGAATTGATGGAAAAGCTGATACCATCCAATAAATCATATGAACATGACAAAACCTGGGGCGACGGTAACGGCTTTTCTCACCTGCGCTCGGCTATGATCGGTCCCTCCCTGACCCTGCCGGTGGTGGCCGGGAAAACCCGTCATGGCACTTGGCAACAGATTGTTTTTTTGTGTTTCGATAACCGCTCGCGCGATCGTGAACTGGTCATTACGGTGATGGGGGAATGA
- the pilQ gene encoding type IV pilus secretin PilQ — translation MKKFPLTRLLAGIVLTLLIMQASTFAQGDPNKPIKVLNFQDADIRSVMNFLAEYGDVNIVTSPTVEGNVSITLKNVTWQLALDILMKTYGLTAVQERGYIRVVPTKEYLEETSMVQRHRSEQAKIVALETEIISVDNASAYDLVDPIQTILTERGKVEVDKRSNSLIVNEIPENIDLIKEFVRELDQETAQIKISAQLVEVSSQALSEIGIDWSVRGSKEVRKSSGYEADYDHTTGVNADDVSDPVGEFIFSTAQPGWELDAALRALVSDGNGKIVAHPEVITVDNKEATIQSGQKIPIKTFDPSGNVVITFEEVGTILRVTPHITSENRILLHLKPERSTYEFDPNGVIINTNNAETNVVVENGQTVVIGGLTTQDVVKNHIGVPVLKDIPLLGHLFGYTKKRVENRDLVIFVTPTVVGADLAAVPGRLGHEQ, via the coding sequence ATGAAAAAATTTCCGCTGACCAGATTGTTAGCCGGGATCGTCCTGACCCTTCTGATAATGCAGGCGTCAACCTTTGCACAGGGAGATCCCAACAAACCTATTAAGGTTCTAAATTTCCAGGATGCCGATATCCGTTCAGTCATGAATTTTCTGGCTGAGTACGGCGATGTCAATATCGTGACATCTCCTACGGTCGAGGGCAATGTCTCAATCACACTGAAGAATGTCACCTGGCAGTTAGCCCTGGATATCCTGATGAAAACCTACGGCCTGACCGCCGTGCAGGAACGCGGTTATATCCGGGTTGTCCCGACCAAGGAGTACCTCGAAGAGACTTCCATGGTCCAGCGCCATCGTTCAGAGCAGGCCAAAATCGTCGCTCTTGAAACTGAAATCATTTCAGTCGACAACGCTTCCGCTTATGATCTGGTCGACCCGATCCAGACGATTTTGACAGAACGTGGCAAGGTGGAAGTTGACAAACGTTCCAATTCTCTAATTGTCAACGAGATACCTGAGAATATCGACCTGATAAAGGAGTTCGTGCGCGAACTCGACCAGGAGACTGCGCAGATCAAGATCTCGGCCCAGCTGGTAGAGGTTTCCTCGCAGGCTTTAAGCGAAATCGGCATCGACTGGTCGGTGCGCGGTTCCAAGGAGGTTCGCAAGTCCTCGGGTTACGAAGCCGACTACGATCACACCACCGGTGTCAATGCCGATGATGTCTCCGATCCCGTGGGCGAATTTATCTTCAGCACAGCCCAGCCCGGCTGGGAGCTGGATGCCGCCCTGCGGGCGCTGGTTTCTGACGGTAACGGTAAAATCGTTGCCCACCCGGAAGTGATCACGGTCGACAACAAGGAAGCCACGATCCAGAGCGGTCAGAAAATCCCGATCAAAACTTTCGACCCCTCCGGAAACGTGGTCATCACTTTTGAAGAAGTCGGTACGATTCTGCGGGTTACGCCACATATAACATCTGAAAACAGGATCCTGCTCCATCTCAAGCCGGAACGTTCGACATACGAGTTCGATCCTAACGGTGTGATCATCAATACCAATAACGCCGAGACAAATGTCGTGGTCGAAAACGGACAGACGGTCGTGATCGGCGGACTGACCACGCAGGATGTCGTCAAAAATCATATCGGCGTGCCGGTGTTAAAGGATATCCCGCTTCTGGGACACCTGTTCGGATACACCAAAAAGAGAGTTGAAAACCGCGACCTGGTGATCTTCGTCACCCCGACGGTCGTCGGCGCCGACCTGGCGGCTGTTCCCGGTCGTCTCGGTCATGAACAATAA
- the pilO gene encoding type 4a pilus biogenesis protein PilO — translation MDIKDPRLHKIAIVALVMIVLVLFWHSRFYSNYQEELTQKQNEHERILTELKQVELKAKSLKGLQEEYQELLARYDKVEMLLPDKKQVARFLMQLHTASIRTQSRVVEIRPVASRSKDFYKIDDYDIKFTGTFHEFGEFLASVANFPFITNVADISVRGLDPSSLKNDKMSDFDVLTLEADFKLSTYYVKESDRLVGLQP, via the coding sequence ATGGACATTAAGGATCCCCGGCTGCATAAAATCGCAATAGTCGCGCTGGTCATGATTGTACTGGTTTTGTTCTGGCACTCGCGGTTCTATTCTAATTACCAGGAAGAACTCACGCAAAAACAAAACGAGCACGAACGGATTCTGACCGAACTCAAACAGGTCGAGTTGAAGGCCAAGTCGCTCAAGGGACTGCAGGAGGAGTACCAGGAACTTCTGGCGCGCTATGACAAAGTCGAAATGCTCTTGCCGGATAAGAAGCAGGTGGCCCGTTTTCTGATGCAGTTGCATACAGCCTCGATCCGCACTCAGTCGCGTGTGGTCGAGATCAGACCGGTAGCGAGCCGCAGCAAAGACTTTTACAAAATCGACGACTATGATATCAAGTTCACCGGGACTTTTCATGAATTCGGAGAGTTCCTGGCATCGGTGGCAAACTTCCCGTTTATCACCAATGTCGCGGATATCTCGGTGCGGGGGCTGGATCCCAGCTCTCTCAAAAATGATAAGATGTCGGATTTCGATGTGCTTACCCTGGAAGCCGATTTCAAACTCTCTACATATTACGTCAAAGAGAGTGACAGGCTGGTGGGGTTACAACCATAG
- the pilM gene encoding type IV pilus assembly protein PilM, with amino-acid sequence MLFPSKNAVVTGLDIGASSIKMIKLESRAGNYAVKAMGVRDLPVEALVAEEIKDRDSIVFNLQSLIEQTDAKAKHVVISISGHGVITDRITIERKTGAEAEQAILFEAEQRSPFDVEDVTLDYYVIDVNEETNKMDVLLVAARNEFLNNILEIINDAGLKPVIVDTDAFAILNSYELNYEIDPDRVTALVNIGYDTTNITFIKDGKYHSTRDIAAGGRLVFDAIQKEFRLNQELTHKAIRGEMEASIDQDMLKATIITSTEELLTGLELGFSYFKSVTKVPNIDWIILSGGGALIPYLPEFVQTKLNIPIEIANPLRNIEYDPDMFSSIQPEKIAPLLSVAIGLAARKVK; translated from the coding sequence ATGCTGTTCCCATCCAAGAATGCCGTAGTCACCGGCCTCGATATCGGAGCTTCTTCAATCAAGATGATAAAGCTTGAGTCCCGGGCCGGAAACTATGCCGTGAAAGCCATGGGTGTGCGTGACCTGCCGGTTGAAGCTCTGGTCGCCGAAGAGATCAAGGATCGTGATTCAATTGTCTTCAATCTGCAGTCTTTGATCGAACAGACCGATGCAAAGGCCAAGCATGTGGTGATCTCGATTTCGGGCCATGGTGTGATCACGGATCGAATTACCATCGAACGCAAAACCGGGGCCGAGGCGGAACAGGCAATCCTGTTCGAAGCCGAACAGCGTTCGCCGTTTGATGTCGAAGATGTTACCCTGGATTATTATGTCATCGACGTCAACGAGGAAACCAACAAGATGGATGTCCTTTTGGTGGCGGCCCGCAACGAGTTTCTGAACAACATCCTGGAGATCATCAATGACGCCGGGCTTAAACCGGTTATTGTTGACACCGACGCCTTCGCGATTCTGAACTCCTACGAACTCAACTATGAAATCGATCCCGACCGTGTTACCGCACTCGTGAATATAGGCTACGATACTACCAATATCACTTTCATTAAGGACGGCAAGTACCACAGCACCCGCGATATCGCCGCGGGCGGACGACTGGTTTTCGATGCTATCCAGAAGGAATTCAGGCTCAACCAGGAACTAACCCACAAGGCTATTCGCGGTGAGATGGAGGCCTCGATCGACCAGGATATGCTCAAGGCTACGATTATCACATCCACCGAAGAACTTCTGACCGGACTCGAACTCGGTTTCTCGTATTTTAAATCGGTTACAAAGGTGCCCAATATCGACTGGATCATCCTTTCCGGCGGAGGTGCCCTGATTCCGTATCTGCCGGAATTCGTGCAAACCAAGCTCAATATCCCGATCGAGATTGCTAACCCGCTTCGGAACATTGAATACGATCCGGATATGTTCAGCTCCATTCAGCCGGAAAAGATCGCACCGCTTCTGTCGGTGGCTATAGGGCTGGCAGCCAGAAAGGTGAAATAG
- a CDS encoding prepilin-type N-terminal cleavage/methylation domain-containing protein: MPMKKVHRKNGFTLIEMLTVMVMIGIIAALAMPNFDNAVKKVRFKSASNTVLAGLRMARSNAVAKKIQHGVNIDATGNVMTVFRDEVSPGNFTFDAGDSVIFQDTLVQGMQSLMTTFTDDNIFFFPDGRASSSGNVTGSAYWDGLQASMQISVLAATGRVRLDSLVY; the protein is encoded by the coding sequence ATGCCTATGAAGAAAGTACATCGAAAAAACGGGTTTACATTAATCGAGATGCTGACGGTGATGGTCATGATCGGCATAATCGCCGCTCTGGCGATGCCAAATTTCGATAACGCGGTCAAGAAGGTGCGATTCAAATCGGCCTCTAATACGGTCTTAGCCGGTCTTCGAATGGCCCGTTCCAACGCTGTCGCCAAAAAGATTCAGCATGGCGTCAATATAGATGCCACCGGCAATGTCATGACCGTCTTCCGGGATGAGGTTTCACCGGGCAATTTCACATTCGATGCCGGTGATTCCGTCATTTTCCAGGACACATTGGTGCAGGGTATGCAGTCTCTGATGACGACTTTTACCGATGACAACATCTTTTTCTTCCCGGATGGACGCGCGTCGTCCTCGGGCAATGTCACCGGTTCGGCTTACTGGGACGGGTTGCAGGCCTCCATGCAGATTTCGGTTCTGGCCGCGACAGGCCGTGTAAGGCTCGATTCATTAGTGTATTAG
- a CDS encoding S8 family serine peptidase: MKINSFVIIATIFITFCGNLAGADYRLPDKFILDKETPVLSVRAENYLTRKADDGEVKIWVYFTDKGIFNENQLAQAADRQVQAMTDKALQRRAKNDVMEIRLNDLSVEQSYIEQVEAIGPKLRRVSRWINAASFTTTPDKLEQVAELPFVRKIDPVATYVRPNPVEQPVPSQDMSGSEQGQRSYNYGDSYDQLEQINTIEAHDSGYTGLQVWVAMFDTGFRKSHNVFSFIMLTGRLEAEWDFVFDDGETSNEPEDNSSAWDHGTYTWSTLGGGLSNNHYGPAFNARFVLCKTEDVRSETEVEEDNWVAAIEWVDSIGVDIVSSSLGYTDWYQQSDFDGNTCVTTIAADYAASVGILVVNAAGNEGSGSSTLIAPADADSILTVGAVNSSGSIAYFSSRGPTADGRIKPEVCARGVSTHCAGSYSDSYFTSVNGTSLSTPLVGGAAAQVMQAHPDWTVMQVREALMMTADNADTPNNTYGWGIIDVTAAIEYTFEPPPDYMQGDANYDSLFNVTDAVYIINYTLASGPAPEPVVDAGDANDDGAVDISDAAYLINWIFVPGSPPPPGYVE, from the coding sequence ATGAAAATTAATTCTTTTGTAATTATCGCGACAATTTTTATCACCTTTTGTGGCAATCTGGCTGGAGCTGATTACAGGCTTCCGGATAAATTCATTCTGGATAAAGAGACTCCGGTTCTGTCCGTTCGGGCCGAAAATTACCTGACCCGGAAAGCGGATGATGGTGAAGTCAAAATCTGGGTTTATTTTACCGATAAGGGAATTTTTAACGAAAACCAACTGGCACAAGCGGCGGATCGTCAGGTGCAGGCGATGACCGATAAAGCCCTCCAGCGCAGGGCCAAAAACGACGTTATGGAGATCCGCTTAAATGACCTTTCGGTGGAGCAGTCCTACATCGAGCAGGTCGAAGCGATAGGGCCGAAACTGCGCCGTGTTTCCAGATGGATCAACGCCGCCAGCTTCACCACCACGCCCGACAAACTGGAACAGGTGGCTGAACTTCCGTTCGTGCGCAAGATCGATCCGGTGGCTACTTATGTGCGCCCCAATCCGGTCGAACAGCCTGTACCATCACAGGATATGAGCGGTTCGGAACAGGGCCAGAGAAGCTACAATTACGGCGATTCTTACGATCAACTCGAACAGATCAACACGATTGAAGCCCATGACAGCGGTTACACCGGTCTCCAGGTCTGGGTGGCGATGTTCGATACGGGATTCCGCAAGAGCCACAATGTCTTCAGTTTCATCATGCTGACCGGCAGGCTGGAGGCAGAATGGGATTTCGTCTTCGATGACGGCGAAACCTCCAATGAACCGGAAGACAATTCCTCGGCCTGGGATCATGGTACCTACACCTGGTCGACTCTCGGTGGCGGCCTGAGCAACAACCATTACGGCCCGGCGTTTAATGCCCGCTTCGTGCTCTGCAAAACCGAGGATGTGCGTTCGGAGACAGAGGTCGAAGAGGATAACTGGGTTGCGGCAATCGAATGGGTGGACTCGATCGGTGTCGATATTGTCTCTTCCTCTTTGGGCTACACCGACTGGTACCAGCAGTCCGATTTCGACGGCAACACCTGTGTGACGACTATTGCAGCTGACTACGCCGCCTCGGTGGGGATCCTGGTGGTCAATGCCGCCGGCAACGAGGGATCCGGCAGTTCGACCTTGATCGCTCCTGCTGATGCCGACAGCATCCTGACTGTCGGGGCGGTCAATTCCTCGGGCAGTATAGCCTATTTCTCATCACGCGGACCGACCGCCGATGGCCGGATTAAACCGGAAGTTTGCGCCCGGGGGGTCTCGACCCATTGTGCCGGAAGTTACAGTGATTCATATTTCACATCTGTCAACGGCACCTCGCTGTCGACACCTCTGGTAGGCGGAGCGGCGGCCCAGGTGATGCAGGCTCATCCGGACTGGACTGTGATGCAGGTGCGGGAGGCCTTGATGATGACTGCAGATAATGCCGATACCCCGAACAACACTTATGGCTGGGGCATCATTGATGTCACCGCGGCGATCGAGTACACATTCGAACCACCGCCGGATTATATGCAGGGAGACGCCAACTACGACTCGTTATTCAATGTCACTGATGCTGTCTATATTATCAACTATACTTTAGCGAGCGGTCCCGCGCCGGAACCTGTGGTTGACGCAGGTGATGCCAACGATGACGGTGCAGTGGATATATCCGACGCGGCTTACCTGATTAACTGGATTTTCGTGCCCGGTTCTCCCCCGCCTCCGGGTTATGTAGAATAG
- a CDS encoding response regulator, translating to MSMPSVLVIDDKDSIRKMLLQTLSAEGHEVNAAANGLEGIELSKKQRYDVVLTDLKMPDMDGISVLSAVKEENPDASVIVMTAYGTIETAVEAMKRGAFDFLTKPFDTDHLNVMINRAVENQELRNENLLLKEALKMNLGEGKIIGTSPKIKDVLKLIQKVAGSDTSVLLIGESGTGKELFARAIHQVSHRAEKPFVAINSAAIPSELLENELFGSEKGAFTSSHARHVGKFEVADGGTIFLDEIGDLHISLQAKILRVLQEKQFERLGGTQTVSVNVRVVAATNMDLQDAIEKKKFREDLYYRLSVFPITIPPLRERYEDIQPLAEYFVDRFCKEMKKPAKKVSRDALNLMQRYHWPGNVRELENTVERAIILCEGKRIKPEHLAIRIQTPEEIRLREGAGLREVGQHAQMQAERALIIRVLSQTRGNKRKASEALKIDYTTLFEKIKKYKIDPNKEI from the coding sequence GTGAGTATGCCGTCAGTACTTGTAATCGACGACAAAGACTCGATCCGTAAAATGCTGTTGCAGACCCTTTCTGCCGAAGGGCATGAAGTCAACGCGGCGGCCAATGGTCTGGAGGGAATCGAGCTCTCGAAAAAACAGCGTTACGATGTTGTCCTGACCGACCTCAAGATGCCTGATATGGACGGTATCTCGGTACTGTCGGCGGTCAAGGAGGAGAATCCGGATGCTTCGGTGATCGTCATGACTGCCTATGGCACGATCGAAACTGCGGTGGAGGCGATGAAGCGGGGCGCGTTCGATTTTCTTACCAAACCGTTCGACACCGATCATCTCAATGTTATGATCAATCGGGCGGTGGAGAACCAGGAACTACGCAACGAGAACCTGCTTCTCAAGGAAGCTCTCAAGATGAATCTCGGAGAGGGAAAGATCATCGGCACCTCGCCCAAGATCAAAGATGTTCTCAAGCTGATCCAGAAAGTCGCAGGTTCGGACACCTCGGTGCTCCTGATCGGGGAATCTGGCACCGGCAAGGAACTCTTTGCGCGGGCGATCCACCAGGTTTCTCATCGGGCGGAAAAACCGTTTGTGGCTATAAATTCAGCCGCGATCCCGAGCGAGCTCCTGGAAAACGAGCTGTTTGGATCGGAAAAAGGCGCGTTTACATCCTCGCACGCCCGTCACGTGGGTAAGTTCGAGGTTGCCGACGGCGGTACTATTTTCCTGGATGAAATCGGGGATCTGCATATATCGCTTCAGGCTAAAATTCTCAGGGTTCTGCAGGAAAAGCAGTTCGAGAGACTGGGTGGAACCCAGACCGTTTCAGTCAATGTCAGGGTAGTCGCGGCTACCAACATGGACCTCCAGGATGCAATCGAGAAGAAGAAGTTCCGCGAGGATTTGTACTACCGCCTGTCGGTATTTCCGATCACTATTCCACCCCTGCGGGAACGTTACGAGGATATCCAGCCACTGGCGGAGTACTTCGTCGACCGATTCTGCAAGGAGATGAAGAAACCGGCTAAAAAGGTTTCCCGTGACGCTTTGAACCTGATGCAACGCTATCACTGGCCGGGCAATGTGCGCGAGCTCGAGAATACTGTCGAACGGGCTATCATCCTCTGCGAAGGCAAGCGGATCAAGCCGGAACATCTGGCAATCAGGATCCAGACACCTGAGGAAATTCGTCTCAGAGAAGGTGCCGGTCTGCGCGAGGTGGGGCAGCATGCGCAAATGCAAGCTGAACGCGCGCTTATAATCAGGGTGCTTTCGCAAACCCGTGGAAACAAGCGCAAAGCATCGGAAGCGTTAAAGATTGATTACACAACTTTATTCGAAAAGATAAAGAAATACAAGATCGATCCGAATAAGGAAATATAG
- a CDS encoding protease complex subunit PrcB family protein: MYFKLITICLSLLLVFSACQGGDNEATAESKTEDQQSDSEMIRYTILKKGFNSEIKEGGDLVIKNEAEFDTLWRDLHANISIMPERPEIDFEQEMLVAVFMGEMPSTGYWVHLDTIYATDKNLIVQATTNTSPDSTSEIFDIPTQPFFIAVVDKTDLPVQFDFRSAEDGPR; the protein is encoded by the coding sequence ATGTATTTCAAGCTTATCACTATATGCCTTTCATTGCTGTTAGTATTCAGCGCCTGCCAGGGAGGTGACAACGAGGCCACTGCTGAAAGCAAGACCGAGGATCAGCAGTCTGACTCTGAAATGATCCGTTATACAATCCTCAAGAAAGGTTTCAATTCGGAGATCAAGGAAGGCGGGGACCTGGTAATCAAAAATGAAGCAGAGTTTGACACCCTCTGGAGAGACCTGCACGCCAATATCAGTATTATGCCCGAGAGACCGGAGATCGATTTCGAGCAGGAGATGCTGGTCGCGGTTTTCATGGGCGAGATGCCCTCGACCGGTTACTGGGTTCACCTCGATACAATCTATGCCACCGACAAAAACCTGATTGTACAGGCAACGACCAACACCTCTCCGGATTCCACCTCAGAGATTTTCGATATCCCGACCCAGCCATTTTTCATCGCGGTCGTGGATAAAACCGATCTCCCGGTCCAGTTCGATTTCCGATCGGCTGAAGACGGGCCTCGTTAA